One Gemella haemolysans ATCC 10379 DNA segment encodes these proteins:
- a CDS encoding ankyrin repeat domain-containing protein — protein MSKEMDDMESKAIFEAAQVGDFKLLKDLYIGSINQVNKEQLNLLSVVLTNSDKIEDRIKIINFLLDRGIDINYQDRDGRTALHNFFQFKANWRPNVDYAVNVIAKLIEAGININAVDKYGSVALIYSLTVLKLTTQDAYPIYELLLKHNVDYTLKNDAGKSALDYAKELSWRNDFLNILEKYENESK, from the coding sequence ATGAGTAAGGAGATGGATGACATGGAATCAAAAGCAATATTTGAAGCTGCACAGGTAGGCGATTTTAAATTACTGAAAGATTTATATATCGGTAGTATAAATCAGGTAAATAAGGAACAATTGAATCTTTTATCGGTTGTCCTCACTAATAGTGATAAAATTGAAGACCGAATTAAGATAATTAACTTCTTGCTTGATAGAGGTATAGATATAAACTATCAGGATAGAGATGGTAGAACAGCACTACATAATTTTTTTCAATTTAAAGCAAATTGGAGACCGAATGTAGATTACGCAGTAAATGTAATAGCTAAGTTAATTGAAGCGGGTATAAATATTAATGCAGTTGATAAATATGGATCAGTAGCATTAATTTATTCTTTAACTGTTTTAAAATTAACAACGCAAGATGCATATCCTATTTATGAATTATTGCTAAAACATAATGTAGATTATACTCTAAAAAATGATGCGGGTAAATCTGCGTTAGACTACGCTAAAGAGTTATCTTGGAGAAATGATTTTTTAAATATTTTGGAGAAGTATGAAAATGAAAGTAAATGA
- a CDS encoding DUF2185 domain-containing protein: MKVNDNYGGFVLSRNVKNGLPIAYTYREESRLLQLNGWTIYSSSDDEEYVNNPQNFEIVSAKTMFSIVPVMEEIFEAKYGTNLAWLYEEGVHVGFYDLNEEKEVKISEILD, translated from the coding sequence ATGAAAGTAAATGATAATTATGGAGGATTTGTTCTATCAAGGAATGTAAAAAATGGATTACCTATTGCGTATACTTACAGAGAAGAATCTCGACTGTTACAATTAAATGGATGGACTATTTATTCTAGTTCCGATGATGAGGAATACGTAAATAATCCCCAAAATTTTGAAATTGTATCAGCAAAAACCATGTTTTCTATTGTACCTGTGATGGAAGAAATTTTTGAAGCGAAGTATGGGACGAATTTAGCGTGGCTATACGAGGAGGGGGTTCATGTTGGTTTCTATGATTTAAATGAGGAAAAAGAGGTAAAAATATCTGAAATTTTAGATTAG
- a CDS encoding SMI1/KNR4 family protein — translation MPSIELVKEKEEEWCIDLPSSFKEFIIRYNGIIPKKNLFKISDDKEYVIERFLCILDDFEENSLGMYDIDVIWSPILEILSVDLDSVGVELLPVATLFGGDFICLDYREGPQNPKVCYWKREDSYEWHPSVEFVSETFEDFLGMLYSEDDIANS, via the coding sequence TTGCCTAGTATTGAATTAGTTAAGGAAAAAGAGGAAGAATGGTGCATTGATTTACCGAGTTCCTTTAAGGAATTTATAATCAGATATAATGGGATAATTCCTAAAAAGAATCTTTTTAAAATCAGTGATGATAAAGAGTATGTTATAGAAAGATTTCTTTGCATTTTAGATGATTTTGAAGAGAATTCCCTAGGAATGTACGATATTGATGTTATATGGAGTCCAATACTAGAAATTTTAAGTGTGGATCTAGATTCTGTTGGTGTAGAACTATTACCAGTAGCAACACTGTTCGGTGGTGATTTTATATGTTTAGATTATAGAGAAGGGCCCCAGAATCCTAAGGTATGTTATTGGAAGCGCGAGGATTCATATGAATGGCATCCTAGTGTAGAGTTTGTTTCAGAAACATTTGAAGACTTTTTAGGAATGCTATATTCTGAAGATGATATTGCAAATAGCTAG
- a CDS encoding SMI1/KNR4 family protein: MEYKNTIITPLPDEQLLNEEEKIWRVSLPASAKEFFLQYSGLIPKKNIFSGKLPQDQERIIERFLCILHDTQNHTLGMYDIDVILTQLAERLLYSEDILGVELLPVAALFGGDFVCLDYSQRRENPSVCIWHHESSYELNPSTTFITDTFEDFLGMLYSKDDIANS; the protein is encoded by the coding sequence ATGGAATATAAAAATACGATAATAACACCATTACCTGACGAACAGTTACTGAATGAAGAAGAAAAGATATGGAGGGTTTCACTCCCAGCATCTGCTAAGGAATTTTTTTTACAATATAGTGGGTTGATTCCTAAGAAGAATATCTTTAGCGGAAAGTTACCTCAAGATCAGGAACGTATAATAGAACGTTTTTTATGTATTTTACATGATACTCAAAATCATACTTTGGGTATGTATGATATAGATGTAATTCTAACGCAATTAGCTGAACGCTTACTGTATTCTGAAGATATTTTAGGAGTAGAATTACTACCTGTAGCGGCTTTATTTGGCGGAGACTTTGTTTGCTTAGATTATAGTCAGAGAAGGGAGAATCCTAGTGTGTGCATATGGCATCATGAATCTTCTTATGAACTTAATCCATCTACAACTTTTATCACGGACACATTTGAAGACTTTTTAGGAATGCTATATTCTAAAGATGATATTGCAAATAGCTAG
- a CDS encoding HNH/ENDO VII family nuclease has translation MHSCLEKKLYKRPSGYRKNAKETVWDKAKDEQGVVKDPITKKVMDIEEPWDMGYKPGHKFRKHQQSAADRKITRKQFLDEYNNPNSYRPELPESNRSHIGEDKMDFYFGP, from the coding sequence ATACACTCCTGTTTAGAGAAAAAACTTTACAAGCGTCCATCAGGTTATAGGAAGAATGCAAAGGAAACTGTCTGGGATAAAGCTAAGGATGAACAAGGTGTTGTCAAAGATCCTATTACTAAAAAGGTAATGGATATTGAGGAGCCTTGGGATATGGGGTATAAGCCGGGACATAAATTTAGAAAACACCAACAAAGTGCGGCTGATAGAAAAATAACTCGTAAACAATTTTTAGATGAATATAATAATCCCAATAGCTATAGACCAGAGCTACCAGAATCTAATAGAAGTCATATTGGTGAAGATAAGATGGATTTTTATTTTGGTCCATGA
- a CDS encoding suppressor of fused domain protein, protein MEYDKKETARKLLDDVGGTPRVYVFKDESGKEIDIFCGADSPIEHVSSYSTVGLSDYTLNKKIDDKSLRAEIIGSTDSRNDLFPNIISDCAFKVMDGSSPCIPGTVFLNAIDNYYLDFNMKHMLLTIPFLWELHDLEFDHEYVTWLFAVPISESEYHFFVENGYQKLEMLFEKKQIDIYDLNRSPVV, encoded by the coding sequence ATGGAATATGATAAAAAAGAGACAGCTAGAAAGCTTTTAGATGATGTTGGCGGTACTCCAAGAGTATATGTATTTAAAGATGAATCTGGAAAAGAAATTGACATATTTTGTGGTGCTGATTCTCCAATTGAACACGTATCTTCTTACTCCACTGTTGGGTTATCAGACTACACTTTGAACAAAAAGATAGATGATAAATCTTTAAGAGCAGAAATTATTGGTTCAACAGATAGTAGGAATGATTTGTTTCCAAATATAATAAGTGACTGTGCTTTTAAAGTTATGGATGGATCATCTCCTTGTATACCAGGGACTGTATTTCTAAATGCAATAGATAATTATTATCTAGATTTTAATATGAAGCACATGTTATTGACTATCCCATTTTTATGGGAGTTGCACGATTTGGAATTTGATCATGAATATGTAACTTGGTTGTTTGCAGTTCCGATTTCTGAGTCGGAGTACCATTTTTTTGTTGAGAATGGGTATCAAAAATTAGAAATGTTATTTGAAAAAAAACAAATAGATATTTATGATTTAAATCGTAGTCCTGTGGTTTAG
- a CDS encoding SMI1/KNR4 family protein — translation MTIKLDKFGFANNGEILMLENEFEVVLPEDYKSFLLQENGGRNTAYRYKNLVRIPQVSEEINIDVMFGVSTNVKNGDIKQWTSEYQDDLFPNSIIIGDTIQHGFIVFWLSKDDNAGIYFYDDTYEFASSTDNMNTYFLANSFSEFLNMVEN, via the coding sequence ATGACAATAAAGCTAGATAAATTTGGATTTGCTAATAACGGGGAAATTTTAATGTTAGAAAATGAATTTGAAGTGGTTCTTCCGGAGGATTATAAGAGTTTTTTGTTGCAGGAAAACGGTGGTAGAAATACAGCTTATAGATATAAAAATTTAGTAAGAATTCCTCAAGTTAGTGAAGAAATTAATATTGATGTAATGTTTGGTGTTTCAACGAATGTAAAAAATGGAGATATTAAACAGTGGACAAGTGAATATCAAGATGATTTGTTTCCGAACTCAATCATTATTGGGGACACTATTCAGCATGGCTTCATAGTGTTCTGGCTGAGCAAGGATGATAATGCTGGAATTTATTTTTATGATGATACCTATGAATTTGCATCGTCTACTGATAATATGAATACTTATTTTTTGGCAAATTCATTTAGTGAGTTTTTAAATATGGTAGAAAATTAG
- a CDS encoding immunity 22 family protein, with the protein MKQKVSLWLGNFASQEEFQEYFKISNKEDGDSVSSEFETDFHLSYYDRDLVEKDWVDVSENNIDVLLEGFSYDEEIIMQFPKISSTYNTIVLIYDFDYSKEELKVSNNGSGTLEFIGIAEYDY; encoded by the coding sequence ATGAAACAAAAAGTATCGTTATGGCTTGGTAATTTTGCCAGTCAAGAAGAATTTCAAGAATACTTCAAAATTTCAAATAAAGAGGATGGGGATAGCGTTTCTTCAGAATTTGAGACAGACTTTCATTTGTCGTACTACGATAGAGATTTAGTTGAAAAAGATTGGGTTGATGTTTCTGAAAATAATATTGATGTTTTGCTTGAAGGATTCTCATACGATGAAGAGATTATTATGCAGTTTCCTAAAATATCATCAACCTATAATACAATTGTTTTGATTTATGATTTTGATTATTCTAAAGAAGAATTAAAAGTAAGTAACAATGGTTCTGGGACATTAGAGTTTATTGGTATCGCAGAATACGATTACTAA
- a CDS encoding DNA/RNA non-specific endonuclease: protein MKEGTLRDIYNLYKKYTDDVVRVSDDAGKVADKVGDILRDGSHFDDAGKLKPNVRCQAGEHNYSYQTDELGRISEAYEDNLQLKLHDGRLRHKENTPDKLHDNHAGHIFGDLFGASPESDNLLSQAKDVNLEEYRRLEREWMNAL, encoded by the coding sequence TTGAAGGAAGGAACGCTAAGAGATATTTACAATCTCTATAAAAAATATACAGATGATGTGGTGAGAGTTTCTGATGATGCTGGAAAAGTAGCGGACAAGGTCGGTGATATACTTCGAGATGGTTCTCACTTTGATGATGCAGGGAAATTAAAGCCCAATGTTCGATGTCAGGCTGGAGAGCATAATTATTCATATCAGACAGACGAGTTGGGGCGTATTAGTGAAGCGTACGAAGATAACTTGCAATTAAAGCTACATGATGGTAGACTAAGACATAAAGAAAATACACCGGATAAATTACATGATAATCATGCGGGTCATATATTTGGAGATTTATTTGGTGCATCTCCTGAATCAGATAATTTATTATCACAAGCGAAAGATGTTAACTTGGAAGAGTATCGTCGTCTTGAGAGAGAATGGATGAATGCACTATAA
- a CDS encoding DNA/RNA non-specific endonuclease, with protein MHYKNNKKVSVNVKIKYDGNSLRPSKFQVRYKIDRKTRIEIIRNINKR; from the coding sequence ATGCACTATAAGAATAATAAAAAAGTTAGCGTAAATGTAAAAATTAAGTATGATGGAAACTCATTAAGGCCATCAAAATTTCAAGTTCGATATAAAATTGATAGAAAAACAAGAATAGAGATTATTAGAAATATTAATAAGAGGTAG
- a CDS encoding YrhA family protein has protein sequence MWMNFISKISEIEEKYGDSVNSGVPNTVFSALMKKHNVWPNDEVMEDYKRFLSQVNGIDFNGFILYGISQKTNPDIIDEDVYDIFEMNIIWHEESSNNSYFFLGESGMSWYVYDTFHRVYKELDLPSGDLVNKYSNLDDLLESILKTALN, from the coding sequence ATGTGGATGAATTTTATTTCAAAAATTTCAGAAATTGAAGAAAAGTACGGAGATTCTGTTAATAGTGGGGTTCCAAATACTGTTTTTTCAGCTCTCATGAAGAAACATAACGTTTGGCCGAATGATGAAGTAATGGAAGATTATAAAAGATTTCTTTCTCAAGTAAATGGAATTGATTTTAATGGTTTCATTTTGTATGGTATTTCTCAAAAAACAAACCCAGATATTATAGATGAAGATGTCTATGATATATTTGAAATGAATATTATTTGGCATGAGGAATCTAGTAACAACAGCTATTTCTTTTTAGGTGAGAGTGGTATGAGTTGGTATGTCTATGATACTTTTCATAGAGTATATAAGGAGTTAGATTTACCTTCAGGAGATCTAGTCAACAAGTATAGTAATCTAGACGACTTATTGGAATCTATTTTAAAAACAGCATTGAACTAG
- a CDS encoding Imm59 family immunity protein translates to MDKLMHEKKIIQQKVEELNYTTLRVSVFNDRNKGREDWQTRIEYDEGKKVYLVYSLGDRASIIGKIRTFGNFEEAEQCFFEILDLTVRYNRLQVMTNEEPEYPSPLWDKP, encoded by the coding sequence ATGGATAAATTGATGCATGAAAAAAAAATAATTCAACAGAAAGTTGAAGAGTTGAATTATACTACGCTAAGAGTCTCCGTATTTAATGACAGGAATAAAGGGAGAGAAGATTGGCAAACGCGAATAGAATATGATGAGGGGAAAAAAGTATACTTAGTTTATTCTTTAGGAGATAGGGCAAGTATTATAGGAAAGATTAGAACATTTGGAAATTTTGAAGAAGCAGAGCAATGCTTTTTTGAGATATTGGATTTAACTGTAAGATATAACAGGTTGCAAGTGATGACTAACGAGGAACCAGAATATCCTTCTCCTTTGTGGGATAAACCATAA
- a CDS encoding Imm59 family immunity protein → MNSEQIEKFKQEIECIIKEQNYISLRYVLFDETNRTPFAVHIFYKDDLFMVNSRDERGYKIGRAFEFDNFSEAEKKFFNILDFIVREGRRDISNRGSYMYSSPLWDKL, encoded by the coding sequence ATGAATTCGGAACAAATTGAAAAATTTAAACAAGAAATAGAATGTATTATAAAAGAACAAAATTATATATCTTTACGGTATGTTCTTTTCGATGAAACAAATAGAACACCATTTGCTGTACATATATTTTACAAAGATGATTTATTCATGGTGAATAGCAGAGATGAGAGGGGTTATAAAATTGGAAGAGCATTTGAATTTGATAATTTTTCTGAGGCTGAAAAAAAATTCTTTAATATATTGGACTTTATAGTACGTGAGGGTCGAAGGGACATATCTAACAGAGGAAGCTATATGTATTCCTCACCTCTTTGGGATAAACTATAA